One window from the genome of Trueperaceae bacterium encodes:
- the pyk gene encoding pyruvate kinase produces the protein MKEVRQTKIVATLGPASSTPETIVDLIEAGVNVFRLNFSHGNREIHKSNIEHIRNEGNKLGIPIGVLQDLQGPKIRIGVFEKEKIFLEAGKTFSITCDDDSPGNEDRVGVTYKTLFSDVNIGDSLLLDDGRMCLEVTDIMGKVILTKVSIGGTLSDNKGINIPGVDLSIPALTEKDIEDLFFGAELEVDWVAISFVRSREDLLLARKHLNKAQSQAKLMAKIEKPGALSRFTEILQEADGVMVARGDLGVEMPPEQVPMIQKQLIQECSVAGKPVITATQMLESMIENPTPTRAEASDVANAIYDGTDAIMLSAETAVGAYPIEAVKMMDRIARSVETDSRYRQSVRDHHPEPKETIADAVSLGAVEMAYNLKADLIVTFTASGTTALQVSRYRPTAPVLAVTPSVIAFRQMSVSWGLLPFLSNEFHTTDEMIEKALRAIDDTGFAEPGGRFVITAGVPFGMTGKTNLIRVESIPD, from the coding sequence AAGATTGTTGCAACCCTTGGGCCAGCAAGTAGTACCCCAGAGACCATTGTTGACCTTATTGAAGCTGGAGTTAATGTATTTCGGCTTAACTTTTCCCACGGTAACCGAGAAATTCATAAAAGTAACATCGAACATATTAGGAATGAAGGAAATAAATTAGGAATACCGATTGGTGTTTTGCAAGATCTGCAAGGACCAAAGATCCGTATTGGTGTGTTTGAAAAAGAAAAAATATTTTTAGAAGCAGGCAAAACCTTCAGCATTACTTGTGATGACGATAGTCCAGGTAATGAGGATAGAGTTGGTGTGACTTACAAAACCCTATTCTCTGACGTAAATATTGGTGATTCTCTACTTCTAGACGATGGTCGCATGTGCCTAGAAGTTACTGATATTATGGGGAAAGTTATTCTTACTAAAGTTTCTATTGGCGGGACTCTTTCAGATAATAAAGGAATAAACATACCTGGAGTAGACCTTTCCATTCCAGCCCTTACAGAGAAGGATATAGAAGATCTTTTTTTTGGTGCTGAACTCGAGGTGGATTGGGTTGCTATCAGTTTTGTAAGGAGCCGTGAAGACCTCTTATTAGCCAGAAAACACCTAAACAAAGCACAATCCCAAGCAAAGTTAATGGCAAAGATCGAAAAACCCGGGGCTTTAAGTCGGTTCACAGAAATATTACAGGAAGCAGATGGTGTAATGGTGGCCCGTGGGGACCTAGGGGTGGAAATGCCCCCTGAGCAGGTACCTATGATTCAAAAGCAACTAATTCAGGAATGCTCAGTAGCAGGTAAACCAGTCATAACTGCTACTCAAATGCTTGAATCAATGATAGAGAACCCAACACCTACACGAGCAGAGGCTTCCGATGTGGCAAATGCAATCTATGACGGTACTGATGCGATTATGCTCTCTGCTGAAACAGCGGTGGGAGCATATCCAATAGAGGCCGTAAAGATGATGGATCGGATAGCTAGGTCTGTCGAAACTGATTCCCGTTATCGCCAATCGGTAAGGGACCATCACCCCGAACCGAAAGAAACCATAGCAGATGCTGTTTCGCTCGGTGCTGTAGAAATGGCCTATAACCTTAAGGCAGACCTAATAGTGACTTTCACCGCCTCAGGAACAACAGCTCTTCAGGTCTCCCGCTACAGACCTACAGCACCAGTTTTGGCTGTCACCCCAAGTGTTATAGCCTTTAGACAAATGAGTGTTTCTTGGGGGCTATTACCTTTCTTGAGCAACGAGTTTCACACCACCGATGAAATGATAGAGAAAGCACTTAGGGCTATAGACGATACTGGTTTTGCTGAACCTGGTGGGCGTTTCGTAATCACAGCTGGGGTACCTTTCGGGATGACAGGAAAGACAAACTTGATTAGAGTAGAGTCAATCCCAGATTAA
- the rpsF gene encoding 30S ribosomal protein S6, with the protein MQENAQYDLNVILDPNLSESQLQTEKDAITTQIERSEGELIKVDEWGKRRLAYPIRKIDDGYYLIYCLRLPSETPKIIETALRQRDNVMRVLVVKDRPEWKTLKVTTTEPVGDPN; encoded by the coding sequence ATGCAAGAAAATGCTCAGTACGATTTGAACGTAATTCTTGACCCAAATCTTAGTGAAAGCCAGTTACAAACGGAAAAAGACGCTATCACGACCCAGATTGAACGTTCCGAGGGTGAACTGATTAAAGTTGATGAATGGGGAAAGCGACGGTTAGCCTACCCTATTCGAAAAATTGATGACGGCTACTATTTGATTTATTGCCTTAGGTTACCTAGTGAAACACCAAAAATCATCGAAACCGCCTTGCGCCAACGTGACAACGTTATGCGAGTTTTGGTAGTCAAGGATCGACCGGAGTGGAAGACCCTAAAAGTCACCACTACCGAGCCAGTAGGTGACCCTAACTAA
- a CDS encoding porphobilinogen synthase yields MTTEVVYQDELRRRPRRFRRTAALRELAAETSLNPHQLVLPVFVVSGRDQIQPVSSLPNVNRLSVDQLLPRLENALELGIRAVLLFGVVSSDLKSADGLAAYDPHGPVPTALREIRKHFGTNIVLITDVCLCAYTNHGHCGLLTETPRGIRIDNDASLKPLASTALIHAEAGADFVATSDMMDGRVATIRHTLDKSGFDDVGIFSYAVKYASAFYGPFREAAGSSPVTEIKRFSQKIPEDRKSYQMDPRNVREGLIEAALDEAEGAEVLMVKPALPYLDVLTRIRGVTDLPLAAYQVSGEYTMLKGAAASGVLDEAAAVRESLLSIRRAGADLIVSYYALEVLEKGWLF; encoded by the coding sequence ATGACTACTGAAGTTGTTTACCAGGATGAATTGCGGCGAAGGCCGCGTCGTTTTCGACGCACAGCTGCGTTAAGGGAACTAGCTGCGGAGACATCTCTAAATCCACATCAGCTAGTACTACCCGTTTTCGTAGTGTCCGGCCGAGATCAGATTCAACCAGTTTCTAGTTTGCCTAACGTAAATCGACTAAGCGTTGATCAATTACTACCGCGCCTGGAGAATGCACTTGAACTCGGTATTCGGGCGGTGCTTCTTTTTGGTGTTGTTAGTTCAGACCTTAAGTCGGCTGATGGTCTTGCGGCCTATGACCCACATGGCCCGGTCCCTACGGCTCTTAGAGAAATCCGAAAGCATTTTGGGACCAATATTGTTCTCATTACGGATGTGTGTCTTTGTGCATATACGAATCACGGGCATTGTGGTCTTTTAACCGAGACTCCCAGGGGGATTCGTATTGATAACGATGCTAGCCTCAAACCACTTGCCAGTACGGCACTTATTCATGCCGAGGCGGGTGCTGATTTCGTAGCCACATCAGACATGATGGATGGTCGGGTTGCGACGATTCGCCATACTCTAGATAAGAGTGGTTTTGATGATGTAGGAATATTTTCTTACGCCGTAAAGTACGCTTCGGCGTTTTATGGTCCATTCCGGGAGGCAGCCGGTTCATCTCCAGTTACAGAAATCAAACGTTTCAGCCAAAAAATACCAGAGGACCGAAAGAGCTACCAAATGGATCCACGAAATGTACGTGAGGGACTGATTGAAGCTGCTCTGGATGAGGCTGAGGGAGCAGAAGTACTAATGGTGAAGCCCGCCCTACCTTACCTAGATGTTTTAACTAGAATAAGAGGTGTTACAGACTTACCTTTAGCGGCATATCAGGTCTCTGGTGAATACACTATGTTGAAGGGCGCAGCTGCTTCTGGTGTTCTCGATGAGGCTGCTGCAGTTCGTGAATCACTCTTGTCTATACGTCGTGCAGGTGCTGATCTGATTGTCAGCTATTACGCGCTAGAGGTCCTTGAAAAAGGTTGGTTGTTTTGA
- the rpsR gene encoding 30S ribosomal protein S18: protein MPKERDNNDRDRRTRRGAGGRRGRRPKVCQFCSGDLEITNYHDQRMLRRFISDTAKILPRRRTGVCAKHQRRLATTIKRARMLAIIPITQKLVRK from the coding sequence ATGCCAAAAGAACGGGATAATAACGATCGAGATCGTAGGACGCGTAGAGGTGCAGGAGGCCGACGAGGCCGACGCCCAAAGGTATGTCAATTCTGTTCGGGAGATCTTGAGATAACTAACTACCACGACCAAAGAATGTTGCGAAGGTTTATCTCAGACACTGCTAAGATTCTACCGAGGCGGCGAACAGGTGTGTGCGCAAAACACCAAAGACGTCTAGCAACAACAATTAAGCGAGCTCGTATGCTAGCCATCATTCCAATCACTCAAAAATTGGTTCGCAAATGA
- a CDS encoding histidine kinase: MKRKSTLLFRTRSGASRTYITIAFIVIAIFLLVQVAWWGIFQSRYIDKVSRDQFTSWQRDAEITSLLLASSDDLNLKLHLLEQYPHLRFNESDYRFKINEVSLKSFQNAQRGYIRMFSFEGPVFALVVLSLLFFIARSMWAERELKQRQHNFLSAITHEFKTPLSSLRLLVQTARLRDLSVKKLDEYLGNMEEELDRLDRTSEQVLASARLEQAKEPPILEAADLNQVLEALINEARRGIEARGANLTFLASAEALPVSIDQAAFGVVINNLLDNAVKYSPGQEKQVLVSLESTKNVIYLHVDDQGIGFEESGASRLFERFYRAGEEMTRSTPGVGLGLYLVRSITEAMNGWVRAVPNPVGRGARFTVVLPRRLSIGRSDENVSTVEEAI, translated from the coding sequence TTGAAGCGGAAGTCGACACTACTGTTTCGTACACGGTCAGGTGCTTCTAGGACTTACATCACGATTGCTTTTATAGTGATTGCAATTTTTCTATTGGTGCAGGTTGCTTGGTGGGGAATATTTCAGAGTCGGTACATAGATAAAGTAAGTCGTGATCAATTCACATCCTGGCAACGAGATGCAGAAATCACATCCCTGCTGTTAGCCTCGAGCGACGATCTAAACCTAAAACTACATTTGTTGGAACAGTATCCCCATCTCCGTTTTAATGAGTCTGATTACCGCTTTAAGATCAATGAAGTGTCCCTTAAGTCATTTCAGAACGCACAGAGGGGATACATCCGAATGTTTTCGTTTGAAGGACCAGTATTTGCTCTCGTAGTTTTATCTTTACTTTTTTTTATTGCCAGGAGCATGTGGGCTGAACGTGAGCTTAAACAGCGCCAACATAATTTCCTTTCCGCTATAACCCATGAGTTTAAAACTCCCCTCTCCTCCTTGCGGTTATTGGTGCAAACTGCGCGTCTACGGGATCTATCTGTCAAGAAGCTAGATGAGTATTTAGGGAATATGGAAGAAGAATTAGACCGGCTTGATCGTACTAGCGAACAAGTCCTTGCCAGTGCCCGACTGGAGCAGGCAAAAGAACCACCTATTCTTGAAGCAGCAGATCTTAATCAGGTTCTCGAAGCTCTAATTAATGAAGCTCGCAGAGGAATTGAGGCGAGAGGCGCTAACCTAACGTTCCTAGCTAGTGCTGAAGCCCTCCCAGTTTCTATAGACCAAGCTGCCTTTGGTGTAGTGATAAATAACCTACTTGATAACGCAGTCAAATATAGTCCCGGCCAAGAGAAGCAAGTTTTGGTTTCTTTAGAGAGCACGAAGAACGTAATCTATCTGCACGTTGATGACCAAGGTATTGGGTTTGAAGAAAGTGGGGCGTCACGTTTGTTTGAACGTTTCTATCGAGCTGGTGAGGAGATGACCCGTTCAACTCCGGGTGTTGGTCTGGGCCTTTATCTGGTCCGCTCAATTACAGAGGCAATGAACGGTTGGGTGCGGGCCGTACCCAACCCAGTAGGGCGTGGGGCTCGATTCACAGTTGTTCTACCCCGGCGCTTGTCGATTGGTCGTTCTGACGAGAATGTTTCCACAGTCGAGGAGGCTATATGA
- a CDS encoding single-stranded DNA-binding protein, translating into MARGLNNVYLAGTLTQAPELRYTPAGLAILELNLGGNDNVIGDDGQLRELAWYHRVTVFGNAAEALVNQVEAGTPVFAEGRLDYRSWENSEGQRRTALDVKALRVDVLNFGARRGDTTVTDTRGQHRLRDALNEVVIVGNLTRDAELRYTPSGNGVTRFSVAVNERYRDRSGNDQERTHFIDVNVWRDLAEACGELAKGDPVFVKGRLVNDSWTDKEGNRRYSTRIEGSRVEYLARGPGAGGAGTRPEPENQGVQASQLDIDEEFPPEEDLPF; encoded by the coding sequence ATGGCACGAGGACTCAATAATGTCTACCTAGCTGGCACGCTTACACAAGCCCCAGAACTACGGTATACCCCTGCAGGACTAGCAATTCTGGAGTTGAACTTAGGTGGGAATGATAATGTTATTGGTGATGATGGTCAGTTGCGAGAACTTGCCTGGTACCACAGGGTAACAGTCTTTGGGAATGCCGCTGAAGCATTGGTTAATCAGGTTGAAGCAGGAACACCTGTTTTTGCTGAAGGTAGGTTAGACTATCGCAGTTGGGAAAACTCTGAAGGCCAACGACGTACTGCTTTGGACGTAAAAGCATTACGAGTTGATGTGCTCAATTTTGGTGCGCGACGTGGTGACACGACAGTTACAGACACACGTGGACAGCACCGCTTACGCGATGCTCTAAACGAGGTTGTAATCGTAGGTAATCTCACTCGTGATGCCGAACTTAGGTACACACCATCGGGTAATGGAGTAACTCGGTTCAGCGTGGCTGTCAATGAGCGCTATAGGGATCGCAGTGGCAATGATCAGGAACGGACTCACTTCATTGATGTGAATGTGTGGCGTGACCTGGCCGAGGCATGCGGTGAACTGGCGAAAGGAGATCCCGTATTTGTAAAAGGTCGTCTTGTAAACGACTCGTGGACTGATAAGGAAGGTAACCGCCGATACTCAACGCGCATCGAAGGGTCGCGCGTTGAGTACCTGGCCCGCGGTCCCGGCGCTGGTGGAGCCGGTACCCGCCCTGAACCTGAAAACCAGGGCGTTCAGGCGAGTCAGCTAGATATTGATGAAGAGTTCCCACCGGAAGAGGATTTACCATTTTAG
- a CDS encoding 50S ribosomal protein L9, translating into MNIILLEPVDSLGEAGEMVTVRDGHARNWLIPQGLALPATAANEAELNTRLAQRAKQLSERKSDAERLKELLGEAKLEIKVRAGEERIYGSVGNRDIADAVQAFFDVEVDRRKIVLQEPIKVLGEYLVAYRPHPEVTINLNVLVSAEEE; encoded by the coding sequence ATGAACATAATACTCCTTGAACCAGTCGATTCACTTGGCGAAGCGGGGGAGATGGTAACAGTCCGGGACGGCCATGCTCGGAACTGGCTGATACCACAAGGTCTCGCCTTACCAGCAACAGCTGCTAACGAGGCTGAGCTTAATACCCGCTTAGCCCAACGAGCTAAGCAACTGTCAGAGCGTAAATCTGATGCTGAACGCCTCAAAGAACTGCTTGGAGAGGCGAAATTAGAGATAAAAGTACGAGCAGGTGAGGAACGTATTTACGGCTCAGTTGGTAACCGCGATATTGCCGATGCCGTGCAAGCATTTTTTGATGTAGAAGTGGATAGGCGGAAAATAGTTCTCCAGGAGCCAATCAAGGTTTTAGGGGAGTATTTGGTAGCTTACCGGCCACATCCCGAAGTAACAATCAACCTTAATGTTCTAGTTAGTGCTGAGGAAGAATAA
- a CDS encoding glutamyl-tRNA reductase → MNRLALIGVSHRRGGAVALEAWQENFDTQILGQLGFDSFVIIATCNRWEVIMILPEGMDLDSARRLLTVSGHKRPYAFLGEAAIEHLALVATSIDSLNPGEDQIMGQVRESYREAKGRGVMNGTLAFAVETALRVAKQVRKDVVLAPVDTSLFSLARPEIERYLTPGSAAAILGAGEMGSIATKILARMDGIHLTLFNRTVERAAQVANSLNVKVRSLTDFPAECSDINVLVCATKVSDLVTQGSLVCLPNLKLIVDLGLPRNVQEGATSTQGIKVLDVDTLRDAGILRREELKEQLALAEGLVMEHVAEAMAMWSEREAAPSILRLQDWIGETIEATILELDPEVTLSQEEYHRLARRVSYAPIRGLRALAREYGPEAAQIFLAESGLTE, encoded by the coding sequence GTGAATAGGCTTGCGCTAATAGGGGTTTCGCACCGCAGGGGTGGTGCTGTGGCCTTGGAGGCGTGGCAAGAGAATTTTGATACTCAAATTCTCGGCCAACTTGGTTTTGATTCTTTCGTCATTATTGCAACCTGTAACCGATGGGAAGTCATCATGATTCTTCCTGAAGGAATGGATTTGGACTCCGCACGTAGACTTCTAACTGTCTCTGGTCATAAACGACCCTATGCATTTCTAGGAGAAGCCGCCATTGAGCACCTAGCTCTAGTAGCCACTTCGATAGATTCCCTCAACCCTGGTGAGGATCAAATCATGGGGCAGGTTCGTGAGTCTTACAGAGAAGCTAAGGGTAGAGGAGTTATGAACGGTACTTTAGCATTCGCCGTTGAAACAGCGCTTCGTGTGGCTAAACAGGTTCGTAAAGATGTAGTCCTAGCACCGGTGGATACTTCCCTCTTTAGTTTGGCGCGTCCTGAGATAGAGAGGTACTTAACTCCCGGGTCGGCCGCTGCCATTTTAGGAGCAGGGGAGATGGGTTCAATTGCTACTAAAATCCTGGCTCGTATGGATGGGATCCACCTAACTTTATTTAACCGTACCGTTGAACGCGCTGCTCAAGTTGCAAATTCACTTAACGTGAAAGTCCGAAGCTTGACAGATTTTCCGGCAGAGTGTTCGGACATTAATGTTCTGGTGTGTGCTACCAAGGTCAGCGACCTAGTAACACAAGGTTCACTAGTCTGTCTTCCTAACCTCAAGTTGATAGTTGATCTGGGTTTGCCACGAAATGTGCAGGAAGGGGCTACCAGCACTCAGGGAATTAAGGTGCTCGATGTTGATACTCTTCGAGATGCTGGGATTCTGCGGCGTGAGGAATTAAAAGAACAGCTTGCTCTGGCAGAAGGCCTTGTGATGGAACATGTAGCTGAGGCCATGGCGATGTGGAGTGAGAGAGAAGCAGCTCCTTCCATACTGCGCTTACAAGATTGGATTGGGGAAACTATCGAAGCTACTATCTTAGAGCTAGATCCAGAGGTGACATTATCCCAGGAGGAGTACCACCGACTTGCCCGTAGAGTCTCTTATGCTCCTATTAGGGGTCTTCGGGCGCTGGCCCGAGAGTATGGTCCAGAGGCGGCACAAATTTTTCTTGCTGAGAGTGGCCTAACAGAATAA
- a CDS encoding uroporphyrinogen III synthase, with protein sequence MRVALTQAQGRLEGLGEELTSLGLTVVRVPLLEIQPRLCDDVRRQGHAFSIFPWLLFSSRSAVEAWSALELSFSGPSLGAVGPATAREIERAGGRAEIVGAPPNAEGLATLFLQHTSISNFKGPVGLPLGTLSPPWLRRRLEIAGHQVVTLEVYETLTLGWPKDIEVDAVILASASAVKALPTRVAGDSTLITIGRSTSRAVRDRGFVPIEARAPSRTAIVQAVHQSRRTE encoded by the coding sequence GTGCGGGTGGCGCTTACCCAGGCACAAGGAAGGCTAGAGGGTTTAGGAGAAGAATTAACTTCTCTAGGATTAACGGTGGTCCGGGTACCACTTTTAGAGATCCAACCTAGATTATGTGATGACGTTCGTCGACAAGGTCATGCCTTCTCAATATTTCCATGGCTGTTATTCTCTAGCCGCTCCGCAGTGGAGGCTTGGAGTGCTCTGGAACTGTCGTTTTCAGGACCTAGCCTAGGGGCTGTCGGTCCCGCTACTGCAAGAGAGATTGAGCGAGCGGGAGGGAGGGCAGAAATTGTTGGTGCTCCTCCTAATGCTGAAGGTTTAGCCACCCTCTTTCTTCAGCACACTTCAATATCGAACTTTAAAGGCCCAGTTGGATTACCCCTTGGAACTCTCTCCCCCCCTTGGCTTCGTCGCAGACTTGAGATTGCTGGACATCAAGTGGTTACTTTGGAGGTATACGAGACTCTTACCCTAGGATGGCCTAAAGACATCGAGGTTGATGCTGTTATTCTCGCCAGCGCCTCTGCTGTGAAAGCTTTGCCAACTAGAGTAGCTGGGGACTCGACTCTAATAACAATTGGGAGAAGTACAAGCCGAGCAGTCCGGGATCGAGGGTTTGTACCTATTGAGGCTAGGGCTCCGTCTCGGACTGCGATTGTACAAGCGGTTCACCAATCACGGAGAACAGAATGA
- a CDS encoding hydroxymethylbilane synthase, giving the protein MTSERGHIRIASRTSALAIRQVEEIQDAIERQDCSIEIIPVNTQGDIDDRPFPEMDGQGFFVKAVQEALLHGEADLAVHSYKDLPSAQVLDLEVAAVPLRADPRDALLVRPEQFKAEGNSLPLKLSARVGTSSARRKAQLLSLREDLELSEIRGNVPTRIDKLRNGDLDAIVVAAAALERLRYEPVDLKLELLDPRIFVPAPAQGALALEIRRNDYYMASLLTELHDPSGYRAVAAERGLLAMLQGGCQVALGAHATFNQGLITLCAWYEGNSVVVEHPNSEGAAMLAYDALGRPTPHSTGEVK; this is encoded by the coding sequence ATGACCAGCGAACGCGGCCATATCCGAATCGCGAGTCGGACAAGTGCCCTAGCGATTCGGCAGGTAGAAGAGATCCAAGATGCGATTGAGCGCCAAGATTGCTCCATTGAAATAATTCCGGTTAATACTCAAGGAGATATAGACGACCGTCCATTTCCGGAAATGGACGGTCAGGGGTTTTTCGTAAAGGCTGTTCAGGAGGCTCTTTTACATGGTGAAGCAGATCTCGCAGTACACTCATATAAAGATTTGCCATCAGCCCAAGTATTGGACTTGGAGGTGGCTGCGGTCCCTCTTCGAGCAGATCCTCGCGATGCCCTTCTCGTTCGCCCTGAACAATTCAAAGCTGAAGGCAATAGCCTCCCCCTAAAACTCTCGGCTCGCGTAGGAACCAGTTCTGCGCGACGAAAAGCACAGTTACTTAGCTTAAGAGAGGACCTTGAGTTATCAGAAATCCGAGGTAATGTTCCCACACGTATCGACAAGCTCCGGAACGGAGATTTGGATGCCATTGTGGTAGCTGCAGCTGCTCTAGAGAGACTAAGATATGAACCAGTTGATCTGAAGTTGGAATTACTTGATCCACGGATATTTGTTCCAGCACCTGCTCAAGGAGCCCTGGCTTTAGAGATACGTCGTAATGATTACTACATGGCAAGCCTTTTGACTGAATTGCATGACCCAAGTGGTTATCGAGCAGTAGCTGCTGAACGGGGCCTACTGGCGATGTTGCAAGGGGGTTGTCAAGTTGCACTTGGAGCACATGCCACCTTTAATCAGGGCCTTATTACGCTTTGTGCTTGGTATGAGGGAAATAGTGTGGTGGTAGAACATCCCAATTCGGAGGGTGCTGCAATGCTAGCCTATGACGCACTTGGTCGACCAACGCCACATTCAACAGGGGAGGTAAAATAA
- the hemG gene encoding protoporphyrinogen oxidase: MPSVSIIGGGITGLAIGAFLKRLAPNISINLFERSRQVGGRTRSTTEKGFTFDWGPNGFLSTDTTKPSPILDLVKAVGLSEDLVQATPGSQRRYLFYDGGLRPIPTSLSTFLGSELLTTSGKFRALLEPVFASRFKGEETVYEFLQRHFGTGFANTFADPLVIGHTAGSALKLSLDALFPHIRQLESNHLSLIRGFNSQKRHPDRRATLTSFLEGGIQKLIDGLNADLRKEITTDAELIALEKSSSNRIRLRFKEGTEFITDKVVLATPAFVSGKLLKTHLPDAAQLLGSIPYAGVRVFALGYDRIEVPRPMDGFGFLVPRNQGVSALGVLWSSSIFPNRVSKGKVLLNVFTGGTHDPNILSLSTEEALKLVQRDLEITMGITASPQYTGDINWPQGIPQYLCGHQQLVKQIEIALTDFPGITLAGDAYHGIGLNSCIQDAHRVATTLASELTHDF, from the coding sequence ATGCCCTCAGTATCTATTATCGGTGGCGGTATAACTGGCCTAGCTATAGGCGCTTTTTTGAAACGTCTTGCACCGAACATCTCTATTAACCTCTTCGAAAGGTCTCGACAAGTTGGTGGAAGAACTAGATCAACCACAGAAAAAGGTTTCACGTTCGACTGGGGTCCTAATGGTTTTTTATCTACAGATACAACTAAACCATCTCCCATCCTAGATTTGGTGAAAGCAGTTGGCCTTTCCGAAGATCTTGTACAAGCTACTCCTGGATCCCAACGCCGATACCTTTTTTACGATGGGGGACTAAGACCCATCCCAACTTCACTATCAACTTTTCTTGGTTCCGAATTACTCACTACTTCAGGGAAATTCCGTGCTTTGCTCGAGCCGGTCTTTGCCTCACGTTTCAAAGGGGAAGAAACAGTATACGAATTCCTCCAGCGGCATTTTGGTACTGGGTTCGCCAATACCTTCGCGGACCCACTGGTAATAGGTCATACCGCAGGTAGCGCCCTAAAACTAAGCCTCGACGCGTTATTTCCTCATATTCGCCAGTTAGAATCCAACCACCTTAGTCTAATCCGTGGTTTTAACTCACAAAAACGACACCCAGATAGAAGAGCCACCCTTACTAGTTTTCTAGAGGGGGGAATCCAGAAGCTCATAGATGGCCTCAATGCAGATTTGAGGAAAGAAATAACCACAGACGCAGAGCTTATAGCTTTGGAAAAGAGTTCATCTAATCGGATCCGGCTAAGGTTTAAGGAGGGCACTGAGTTCATCACTGATAAAGTTGTTCTTGCCACACCAGCCTTCGTCTCCGGGAAATTACTCAAGACACACTTACCAGATGCCGCACAATTACTAGGATCAATTCCTTACGCTGGCGTCCGGGTCTTTGCGCTTGGGTATGACCGTATAGAAGTACCTCGACCTATGGATGGATTTGGTTTTCTGGTACCCCGGAACCAGGGGGTTAGCGCCCTAGGTGTTCTCTGGAGTTCTTCTATCTTCCCTAATCGAGTAAGCAAAGGAAAGGTGTTGTTGAACGTATTTACAGGCGGGACACATGACCCCAATATTCTTTCTCTCTCGACAGAAGAAGCCCTTAAACTAGTACAGCGTGATCTGGAAATCACAATGGGCATCACTGCTTCCCCCCAATACACTGGAGATATTAATTGGCCACAAGGAATTCCCCAATACTTATGTGGACATCAGCAACTAGTTAAACAGATCGAGATAGCCTTAACAGACTTTCCTGGCATCACCCTGGCCGGTGACGCCTATCATGGAATAGGACTTAACTCTTGTATACAGGACGCACACAGGGTAGCTACTACTTTAGCCTCCGAATTAACACATGATTTTTAA
- a CDS encoding DNA-binding response regulator yields MTTYTVLVVEDENTLAAVLSDNLRHEGYSVTTATDGEIAYRSWSDSPPDLVVLDVMLPGINGVDLCRRLRAQGDQTPVLFLSARSQAKDRVEGLVAGGDDYLAKPFHLEELLLRIKSLLRRQQSNNVALPEMGFNFGGHRVDYRSWTAHLAGGGEALLGERELGIFRLLASRVGEVVSRDDILDGVWGNDAFPASRTVDNFVMRLRRLFEPDPSKPIYFHTVWGVGYRFTPQRTKEENAS; encoded by the coding sequence ATGACAACCTATACTGTGCTTGTTGTTGAGGATGAGAATACCCTAGCTGCGGTGTTGAGTGATAACCTCCGGCACGAGGGTTACAGTGTTACGACGGCAACGGATGGTGAAATCGCATACCGTTCCTGGAGTGATTCTCCCCCTGATTTAGTTGTTCTAGACGTAATGTTACCGGGCATCAACGGGGTGGATCTTTGTCGTCGACTTCGTGCTCAAGGAGATCAGACACCTGTCCTATTCCTAAGCGCTCGTAGTCAGGCTAAAGACCGAGTAGAAGGATTAGTTGCTGGTGGGGATGATTACTTAGCTAAACCGTTTCATTTGGAAGAACTGCTCTTACGCATAAAATCCCTCCTCCGGAGGCAGCAGAGTAACAACGTAGCCTTGCCAGAAATGGGTTTTAACTTCGGCGGCCATCGAGTTGATTACCGAAGTTGGACAGCACATCTAGCTGGAGGGGGTGAGGCCTTACTCGGTGAGCGTGAACTTGGAATCTTTCGACTTCTTGCTTCACGAGTTGGCGAGGTCGTAAGTCGCGATGACATTCTTGATGGGGTCTGGGGAAATGATGCGTTCCCTGCAAGCCGCACGGTTGATAACTTCGTAATGAGACTCCGACGACTATTTGAGCCTGATCCTTCTAAACCAATATACTTCCATACCGTCTGGGGTGTAGGTTATCGATTTACACCCCAAAGAACAAAAGAGGAGAATGCTTCTTGA